One genomic region from Drosophila busckii strain San Diego stock center, stock number 13000-0081.31 chromosome 3R, ASM1175060v1, whole genome shotgun sequence encodes:
- the LOC108603750 gene encoding cadherin-87A, producing MAVNAVNKMKRMLTWFIICLTTQLASSETNLPPVFTQTLNNIVLYENVPVGTVVFRLEGYDPESSNVTFGSIGSDHFSVDPVSGNITLVKPLDREEKDSLTFLVSIRDRVDAAGESEQDNVVEQPITFIILDENDNAPEFQNTPYETDVNEDAAVGTTIYNKILVTDRDTIGDSLDLKCLPQQQSPEACNKFRLQLLSREATVLTAAVVLNETLNYNQRMIYHFQLEASDGLHKTQTTFEARVKDVQDKPPVFQGSLSTVIDEDSAINTLVLTVHARDGDTGEPRKIVYDLISNPSDYFLLDSHSGELRTAKPLDREALADSTGLITLVIRARELVNGVPSDDALTSATARATVTIRDVNDSPPTFNKKEYEVALLENTPVGTPLALDMSVSDADVGVNSKFALRLEDVSGVFDVEPKLVSGYSQVNIRVANGTLDYENPNQRKFIVLVIAEETDTNPKLSSTATITVSVLDANDNKPSFELESYSASVSEAALPGQFIATITAKDIDSGSYGDAGIRYSLSGTGAELFHVNEQTGVITLADCQEQQQRNRRQRRDLHDNEHALQMLSLEANPQEQQQSQQQPQINTEPSVQYTLITQADKQPQTTTMATTIEPTTTTTIGAEDAVATANDAKADSSSSSSRQAPSTCLDYETETTYFLSYKATDDNGQGQTSVVSLRISVTDANDSPPVCESPLYRGSVDEGALVFDSPLVVKARDADTMSSISYRIIGSPQIESIFDIDKQSGQISIRSNASLDVTTLKSDQLIFVVEANDGLFTANCGVNITVRDVNNHAPSFVQQSYSAVVEENSEIGTSVEKLQATDLDTGKNAELRYRIQQGSFDDFGIDERTGEVFVSRKLDYDRRNTYQLQVQAADQGTPSLTGTSTLTINVQNSNDKDPYFVPATQHAEVRADAPTGQLVYTLIALDPDVATHNALEFAATDDITAIDKEGKELPQSEQFKEYFAITRAGKVLVNRQLDRNLFAVMRINVLVTDSTAPNVQQGRGLLIIQIIDVNKIPPRFNAPWTPAQPLIKLQMVEEQPVGTVLTTLQASDEDSSIGEFNISVNNYFAINATTGVIYTTARLDYEAVKEVKFMATVSDTGVPALTATADIVVDIINLNDNEPQFSRSEYQFNITENSPEGTLAGQVQAQDADVGAFGELTYTLIGENHKYFNVDPYTGNVRVANASILDREQLKQLTLTVVAQDKAPATVQKSATATIHINILDVNDNEPVFTRAVYNSTVSENAAYQPPAALLQVQANDQDEGLFGDVRYVITAGNELALFTLDAQTGIVYPAQSLAGKAGSYRLTISARDTQGSGSKESNAEALITVLRVNRHRPEFIIPALSNATIEIPGDIVQADYLLLTVKAVDNDTDDSVSYHLQLNNQNVQQTQEFKIDQHSGELRAKQQLNRKQRANYEIVLVARDAGNPPFESLRLLSVSIVDANENRPEFPDAANPYQVSINENSGRDVKIGHIQAASRSKHNRDIFYYMLLGNEDGAFYVDKLTGDIYTNKSLDREQTDAYTLYILASIKSDLHISEEERASFSIKTLNRDNTVAKVAITVLDVNDNAPIFEKSIYYAGVNANAKMNAAITLVNATDADQGKNSKIEYMIVASNLYKFDASKSTGSIVPSPFAISQDGRITANTIMAEYNQDRFELEIVARELEEPQRSANTKVNIWVFDGTQLVRVILSRPPEEVYQEQEEIIAELRNATQHRIIVDEIRFHLDSIGRIRMDWCDLYFHAVDPQTQQIAPVDEILKDIDRNYDYLKDYYAGFAIENVVPAYIAIVQDEFDLAVAGLVALVIVLFVGVISFIVLCCCLKHWNLSVPVETRRKEALIKKQIIEDLNTTENPLWIEQKLKLYEEQELTMQVFSEPDHISNSEAPGHLEHRSSLEQVHHGQSVDNTYATIQPRNNQNRLNAGSNGGAGSISMRGTAGPASAGGIGGAGLILARVDPHGNDFSDYATLRNNRAPSMYEFTGSTFQAPIRDGDDAVAELI from the exons atgGCAGTTAACG CAGTTAACAAAATGAAGCGTATGCTAACTTGGTTTATCATTTGCCTGACAACGCAACTAGCGAGCT ctgAAACAAACTTGCCGCCCGTGTTTACGCAAACGCTGAACAACATTGTGCTCTATGAGAATGTGCCAGTGGGTACAGTGGTGTTTCGCTTGGAGGGCTACGATCCGGAGAGCAGCAATGTTACCTTTGGCTCCATAGGCTCGGATCATTTCAGCGTGGATCCAGTCTCAGGCAATATAACGCTAGTGAAGCCACTGGATCGCGAGGAAAAGGATAGCTTAACATTTCTAGTGTCCATACGGGATCGCGTGGATGCAGCAGGTGAATCGGAGCAGGATAATGTAGTGGAGCAGCCcataacatttattatactGGATGAGAACGATAATGCGCCAGAGTTTCAAAAT ACACCCTATGAAACGGATGTAAATGAGGACGCCGCTGTGGGCACtactatatacaataaaatacttgTAACCGATCGCGATACCATTGGCGACAGCTTGGACTTGAAgtgcttgccacagcagcaaagccCCGAGGCTTGCAACAA ATTtcgcctgcagctgctgagccGCGAGGCAACGGTGCTAACTGCCGCTGTGGTGCTCAACGAGACGCTCAACTACAATCAGCGCATGATTTATCATTTCCAGCTGGAGGCAAGCGATGGTCTGCACAAGACGCAAACAACGTTCGAGGCGCGCGTCAAGGATGTGCAGGATAAGCCGCCCGTGTTCCAAGGCTCGCTCTCCACAGTCATTGATGAGGATAGTGCGATTAACACTTTGGTGCTCACAGTGCATGCGCGTGATGGCGACACTGGCGAACCACGCAAAATTGTCTACGATTTGATAAGCA ATCCCAGCGACTATTTTCTTTTGGACTCACACAGTGGAGAGTTGCGCACAGCCAAGCCCTTGGATCGTGAGGCGCTGGCTGATTCCACGGGACTCATTACATTAGTCATACGCGCACGTGAGCTGGTCAACGGTGTGCCCAGCGATGATGCATTGACCAGCGCGACGGCACGTGCTACTGTCACCATACGCGACGTGAACGACTCACCGCCCACGTTCAACAAGAAGGAGTACGAGGTGGCGCTGCTGGAGAATACGCCAGTGGGCACGCCCTTGGCGCTGGACATGAGTGTCAGCGATGCAGATGTGGGTGTTAACTCAAAGTTTGCGCTGCGCTTGGAGGATGTCTCAGGTGTGTTCGATGTGGAGCCCAAGCTGGTCAGCGGCTACTCGCAGGTGAACATACGCGTAGCCAATGGCACGCTGGACTATGAGAATCCCAATCAGCGCAAGTTCATAGTGCTGGTCATAGCCGAGGAGACGGACACCAATCCCAAGCTCAGCTCGACGGCCACCATTACAGTGAGTGTGTTGGATGCGAATGACAACAAGCCGAGCTTTGAGCTGGAGAGCTACTCAGCGAGTGTGTCGGAGGCAGCGCTGCCAGGACAGTTTATTGCCACCATCACAGCCAAGGACATTGACTCGGGCAGCTATGGGGATGCGGGCATACGTTACAGTCTCTCCGGCACGGGCGCCGAGCTGTTCCATGTCAATGAGCAAACGGGCGTCATTACGCTCGCCGATTgtcaggagcagcagcagcgcaacaggCGCCAGCGACGTGACCTACATGACAACGAACACGCACTTCAAATGCTCAGCTTGGAGGCGAACCcacaagaacagcagcagtcgcagcagcagccgcagatTAATACTGAGCCCAGCGTGCAATACACCTTAATCACGCAGGCGGACAAACAaccacagacaacaacaatggctaCAACAATTgaaccaacaacaacgacgacgattGGCGCCGAAGACGCTGTGGCAACTGCTAATGACGCCAAagccgacagcagcagcagcagcagccgccaggCGCCTTCGACGTGTCTGGATTATGAAACGGAGACCACGTACTTTTTGTCCTACAAG GCCACCGATGACAATGGCCAAGGTCAGACTTCTGTAGTATCGCTGCGCATCTCTGTGACTGATGCCAATGATTCGCCGCCTGTGTGCGAGAGTCCTTTGTATCGCGGCAGCGTGGACGAGGGCGCGTTAGTCTTCGACTCGCCTTTGGTGGTCAAAGCGCGCGATGCGGACACCATGTCAAGCATAAGCTATCGCATTATAGGCTCGCCACAGATTGAGAGCATCTTCGACATAGACAAGCAAAGCGGACAGATAAGCATACGCTCCAATGCCAGCCTGGATGTGACGACGCTCAAGAGCGATCAGCTAATCTTTGTGGTTGAAGCCAACGATGGTTTGTTCACTGCCAACTGTGGCGTCAACATAACCGTGCGGGATGTGAACAATCATGCGCCCAGCTTCGTGCAGCAAAGCTACAGCGCTGTGGTCGAGGAGAACTCAGAGATTGGCACTAGCGTGGAGAAGCTGCAGGCCACAGATCTGGATACGGGCAAGAATGCTGAGCTGCGCTATCGCATACAGCAGGGCAGCTTCGATGACTTTGGCATTGATGAGCGCACGGGCGAGGTGTTCGTCTCACGTAAACTGGACTACGATAGGCGCAATACGTATCAGCTGCAGGTGCAGGCGGCGGATCAGGGCACGCCCAGCTTGACAGGCACCTCCACTTTAACCATCAATGTGCAGAACAGCAATGACAAGGATCCTTACTTTGTGCCCGCCACGCAGCATGCGGAAGTGCGCGCCGATGCGCCCACTGGCCAACTGGTGTACACGCTGATTGCGCTCGATCCGGATGTGGCTACGCATAATGCGCTGGAGTTCGCAGCCACTGATGATATCACCGCCATTGATAAGGAGGGCAAGGAGCTGCCGCAGAGCGAGCAGTTCAAGGAATATTTTGCCATTACACGCGCTGGCAAAGTGCTCGTCAATCGGCAGCTGGAtcgcaatttgtttgctgtcatgCGCATCAATGTGCTGGTCACGGACAGCACAGCGCCCAATGTGCAGCAAGGACGTGGACTGCTCATAATACAGATTATAGATGTGAACAAGATACCACCG CGCTTCAATGCACCTTGGACGCCTGCACAGCCGCTGATTAAGCTGCAAATGGTGGAGGAGCAGCCAGTGGGCACTGTGTTGACCACTTTGCAGGCCAGCGATGAGGACTCCAGCATTGGCGAGTTCAACATAAGCGTCAATAACTATTTTGCCATAAATGCAACCACAGGCGTTATTTATACAACGGCGCGGCTGGACTATGAAGCAGTGAAGGAGGTTAAGTTTATGGCTACAGTAAGCGATACGGGCGTACCAGCGTTAACAGCTACGGCGGATATTGTAGTGGATATTATTAATCTGAATGACAATGAGCCGCAGTTTAGTCGCAGCGaatatcaatttaatataactGAGAACTCACCGGAGGGCACGCTGGCGGGTCAGGTGCAGGCGCAGGATGCAGATGTGGGCGCGTTTGGTGAGCTCACCTATACGCTCATAGGCGAGAATCACAAATACTTCAATGTGGATCCGTATACGGGCAATGTGCGTGTGGCTAATGCTAGCATTTTGGATCGGgagcagcttaagcagctcACCTTGACTGTGGTGGCGCAGGATAAGGCGCCAGCTACAGTGCAAaagtcagcaacagcaact atACACATTAACATATTGGATGTGAATGATAATGAACCTGTTTTCACACGCGCTGTTTACAACTCGACGGTATCGGAGAATGCAGCTTATCAGCCgcctgcagcgctgctgcaagTGCAGGCCAACGATCAGGACGAAGGACTCTTTGGTGATGTGCGCTATGTCATTACAGCTGGCAATGAGCTGGCGCTCTTTACGCTCGATGCACAAACGGGCATTGTGTATCCAGCGCAAAGTCTTGCGGGCAAAGCGGGCAGCTATAGATTGACAATTTCAGCGCGTGATACGCAGGGCTCGGGCAGCAAGGAGAGCAACGCTGAGGCGCTCATTACTGTGCTGCGTGTCAATCGCCATCGTCCAGAGTTCATTATACCCGCGCTGTCGaatgcaacaattgaaattccCGGCGACATAGTGCAGGCGGACTATTTGCTATTAACTGTCAAGGCTGTGGACAATGATACGGACGATAGCGTTAGCTATCACTTGCAGCTGAACAATCAGAATGTGCAGCAGACACAGGAGTTTAAAATAGACCAGCACAGCGGCGAACTGcgcgccaagcagcagctgaatcgCAAACAGCGCGCCAA ctatgaaattgttttggtTGCACGCGATGCTGGCAATCCGCCTTTTGAGTCGCTGCGTCTGCTTAGCGTTAGCATTGTGGATGCCAATGAGAATCGTCCAGAGTTTCCCGATGCAGCGAATCCGTATCAAGTGTCTATAAATGAAAACAGTGGACGCGATGTTAAAATTGGACATATACAAGCCGCTTCGCGTAGCAAACATAATCGCGATATATTCTACTATATGCTGCTGGGCAATGAGGATGGCGCTTTCTATGTGGACAAGCTCACGGGCGACATCTACACCAACAAGAGTCTGGATCGTGAGCAAACTGATGCGTATACGCTTTATATACTCGCCAGCATTAAGTCTGATTTGCATATATCCGAAGAGGAGCGCGCTTCGTTCTCTATAAAAACACTTAATCGAGATAATACTGTAGCCAAAGTAGCCATAACTGTGCTGGATGTGAATGATAATGCGCCCATATTTGAGAAATCCATTTACTATGCTGGtgtcaatgccaatgccaagaTGAATGCTGCCATTACTTTAGTGAATGCCACAGATGCGGATCAGGGCAAGAATTCCAAGATTGAGTACATGATTGTTGCCTCGAATCTTTACAAGTTTGACGCCAGCAAATCCACGGGCTCCATTGTGCCCAGTCCCTTTGCCATTTCGCAAGACGGACGCATTACGGCCAATACTATAATGGCGGAGTACAATCAAGATCGCTTCGAGCTGGAGATTGTAGCGCGTGAGCTGGAAGAGCCGCAGCGTTCAGCCAACACTAAAGTTAAT aTTTGGGTATTCGATGGCACGCAGCTGGTGCGTGTGATACTCTCACGTCCACCCGAGGAGGTTTATCAGGAGCAGGAGGAAATCATTGCCGAGCTGCGCAATGCTACGCAGCATCGCATTATTGTAGATGAAATACGTTTCCATTTGGATTCCATTGGACGCATACGCATGGACTGGTGTGATTTGTATTTCCATGCGGTGGATCCACAAACGCAACAAATTGCGCCCGTTGATGAAATACTCAAGGATATTGATAGAAACTATGATTACCTAAAG gACTACTATGCTGGCTTTGCCATAGAGAATGTCGTGCCCGCTTATATAGCAATTGTGCAGGATGAATTCGATTTAGCTGTCGCCGGTTTGGTTGCTTTGGTTATTGTGCTCTTTGTTGGCGTTATTAGCTTCATtgtgctctgctgctgtcttaAGCATTGGAATCTATCTGTGCCTGTGGAAACGCGTCGTAAGGAAGCGCTCATCAAGAAACAAATCATTGAGGACTTGAATACCACAGAGAATCCGCTTTGGATAGAACA AAAACTCAAGCTGTATGAGGAGCAGGAGCTTACCATGCAAGTATTTTCGGAGCCTGATCATATATCCAACTCGGAGGCACCTGGCCATTTGGAACATCGCAGCTCGCTGGAGCAGGTGCATCATGGTCAGTCGGTGGACAACACTTATGCCACCATACAGCCGCGCAACAATCAGAATCGTCTAAACGCTGGCAGCAATGGCGGCGCCGGTTCCATTTCCATGCGTGGCACTGCTGGACCAGCAAGCGCTGGCGGCATTGGTGGCGCCGGACTGATCCTAGCGCGCGTTGATCCGCATGGCAATGATTTTTCAGACTATGCCACGCTACGCAATAATAGAGCGCCATCG ATGTACGAGTTTACGGGCTCCACATTCCAAGCACCTATACGGGATGGTGACGATGCCGTCGCTGAGCTTATTTAA
- the LOC108603752 gene encoding uncharacterized protein LOC108603752 has translation MPEEATYPKIKILFVNIIAILYKATALNVSRLHLDMREVKQLVHMSKQEIWMRQMFIFLISGLLLIRFLLCFVGLVTNIVAIYPILTNSQPELLMPSIFVQLFDNVILNIYEIVLGYAAVRFLQPEGLAVFAIFLTKMFIKTSCCISVLNIYSDKHHQLTTPSLSSTESSHESLHRDSSQEFELVHMLYR, from the exons ATGCCCGAGGAGGCGACATATcccaaaatcaaaatactCTTTGTTAATATCATTgccattttatataaagcaactGCACTTAATGTTAGCCGATTGCATTTGGATATGCGTGAGGTGAAGCAATTGGTGCACATGTCCAAGCAGGAGATTTGGATGCgacaaatgtttatatttcttatatctgggctgctgctcatacgtttcttgctttgctttgtgggCCTGGTGACCAACATTGTGGCCAT CTATCCTATATTGACCAACTCACAACCGGAGCTATTGATGCCCAGCATATTTGTGCAGCTCTTCGATAATGTCATTCTGAATATCTATGAGATTGTGTTGGGCTATGCTGCAGTTCGCTTTCTACAGCCCGAAGGATTAGCAGTGTTTGCCATATTTCTAaccaaaatgtttattaaaacaaGCTGCTGCATATCTGTGCT CAACATTTACTCGGACAAGCATCATCAGCTGACAACGCCCAGTCTGTCCTCGACGGAGTCCAGCCATGAAAGTCTGCATAGGGATAGCAGCCAAGAGTTTGAATTGGTTCACATGCTTTatcgttaa